The proteins below are encoded in one region of Fibrella aestuarina BUZ 2:
- a CDS encoding porin, with protein MTMKILCTALLIAITYPFVAVSAQSIDTTHLSTTSQPVPGSGLTVTGYVEAYYSHDFTAPKTSQERPSFLYNHRRNREVNINLAFVKAAYSSDRMRGNLALQVGNYAQYNYAAEQELTKTIFEANAGVKLAKNRDLWLDAGLFASHIGFESAISKDCWTLTRSLLAENSPYYLSGAKLTYNTPNGKWTVLGMVTNGWQRIKKLDGYSGPALTTQVQYRPSANLTLNWSSFVGADRPDSLRQTRFFNNVYAIVNPQGRFGLILGFDIGADRKPVVRAGSDQRVGSGSYVWYSPVVIARYKTSDKSYVNGRVEYYADPNGVLIATGTANGFQTVGYSLGYDCAILPNALFRIEGKVYDSKDPIFEGKSSRSRTNTSLTTSLAVSF; from the coding sequence ATGACAATGAAAATCCTGTGTACGGCTTTACTAATAGCCATAACATACCCGTTCGTAGCTGTATCTGCCCAATCGATTGATACTACGCACCTTTCCACGACGTCTCAGCCCGTTCCTGGGTCAGGCCTGACCGTGACCGGGTACGTAGAAGCGTATTATTCACACGATTTTACGGCCCCTAAAACGAGCCAGGAACGCCCCAGCTTTTTGTACAACCACCGCCGCAACCGGGAAGTGAACATCAACCTGGCGTTTGTGAAAGCCGCCTACAGCAGCGACCGGATGCGGGGCAATCTGGCGCTTCAGGTGGGTAACTACGCCCAGTACAACTACGCCGCCGAACAGGAACTGACGAAGACTATATTCGAAGCCAACGCCGGGGTGAAGCTGGCCAAAAACCGTGATCTCTGGCTCGATGCGGGCCTTTTTGCCTCGCACATCGGCTTTGAAAGCGCGATCTCGAAAGACTGCTGGACGCTCACCCGCAGCCTGCTGGCCGAAAACTCGCCCTACTACCTGTCGGGGGCCAAACTGACGTACAACACGCCTAATGGCAAGTGGACGGTGCTGGGGATGGTGACTAACGGTTGGCAGCGGATCAAAAAACTCGACGGCTATAGCGGCCCGGCCCTGACCACGCAGGTGCAGTACCGGCCCTCGGCAAACCTGACGCTCAATTGGAGCAGTTTCGTGGGTGCCGACCGGCCCGATTCGCTCCGGCAAACACGCTTCTTCAACAATGTCTACGCCATTGTGAACCCGCAGGGGCGCTTTGGGCTAATCCTGGGCTTCGACATCGGGGCGGATCGTAAACCGGTGGTTCGGGCTGGATCCGACCAGCGCGTCGGTAGTGGCAGCTACGTCTGGTATTCGCCCGTCGTAATTGCCCGCTACAAAACGTCCGACAAAAGCTACGTCAACGGCCGCGTCGAGTACTACGCCGATCCGAACGGGGTACTTATTGCCACGGGTACGGCCAATGGCTTCCAAACAGTCGGCTATTCGCTCGGCTACGATTGCGCCATCCTGCCCAATGCCTTATTCCGCATTGAAGGCAAGGTGTACGACAGCAAAGACCCAATTTTTGAGGGGAAAAGCAGTCGCAGTCGCACCAACACCTCGCTCACCACGAGTCTGGCGGTGTCTTTTTGA
- a CDS encoding Osmosensitive K channel His kinase sensor — MNPNDQTAERFLNLIRESRRGKFKIYIGMSAGVGKSYRMLQEAHSLLRSGVDVRIGFIETHNRAETVALVEGLPLIPRRTLFYKGRQLEEMDVQAIINSHPELVIVDELAHTNIPGSKNDKRWQDVADVLDAGINVISAVNIQHIESLYDEVRAITGIDVTERVPDRMLQLADEVVNIDLTADELIARLRDGKLYDQAKVQTALAHFFQPEKILQLRELALKEVAGQVERKVDQTLPPASVSRHERFLVAISTNADVARRVIRKTARLASYYNSRWYVLYVQTPAEAPDRIRLDVQRHLINNLKLATELGAEVIRVKGQNIVDGIMGEVERRHITTVCIGKPHLNLLQIIIQTNAFNRLLNKLSASDVDLIILS, encoded by the coding sequence ATGAACCCCAACGACCAAACCGCCGAACGCTTCCTGAACCTCATCCGCGAGTCGCGCCGGGGGAAGTTCAAGATTTACATTGGCATGAGCGCGGGCGTGGGCAAGTCGTACCGGATGTTGCAGGAGGCCCACAGCCTCTTGCGCAGCGGCGTCGACGTGCGCATCGGGTTCATCGAAACCCACAATCGGGCCGAAACCGTGGCGCTGGTTGAGGGGTTGCCCCTTATTCCGCGGCGTACGCTGTTCTACAAAGGCCGTCAGCTGGAGGAAATGGACGTGCAGGCCATCATCAACAGCCATCCCGAACTGGTGATCGTCGACGAACTGGCCCATACGAATATTCCCGGTTCGAAAAATGACAAACGCTGGCAGGATGTGGCCGATGTTCTCGATGCGGGGATTAACGTGATCTCGGCGGTCAACATTCAGCATATCGAAAGCCTCTACGATGAGGTGCGGGCCATTACGGGCATCGACGTAACCGAGCGTGTGCCCGACCGGATGCTGCAACTGGCCGACGAGGTTGTGAACATCGACCTGACCGCCGACGAACTGATTGCGCGGCTTCGCGACGGCAAACTTTACGACCAAGCCAAGGTGCAGACGGCATTGGCCCATTTTTTTCAGCCGGAGAAAATCCTGCAACTGCGCGAACTGGCCCTGAAAGAAGTGGCCGGGCAGGTGGAGCGCAAAGTTGATCAGACCTTGCCTCCGGCCTCGGTTTCGCGCCACGAGCGGTTTCTGGTGGCCATCAGCACCAATGCCGACGTGGCCCGCCGGGTGATCCGAAAAACGGCCCGGCTGGCGAGCTATTACAACTCGCGCTGGTATGTGCTGTACGTGCAGACGCCCGCCGAAGCCCCCGACCGCATCCGGCTCGACGTGCAGCGGCACCTGATCAATAACCTTAAATTAGCCACCGAACTGGGGGCCGAGGTAATTCGGGTAAAAGGCCAAAACATCGTGGATGGTATCATGGGTGAGGTGGAACGCCGCCACATCACCACGGTCTGTATCGGCAAACCGCACCTTAACCTGCTGCAAATCATCATCCAGACCAACGCCTTCAATCGGTTGCTCAACAAGCTGTCGGCCTCCGACGTCGACCTGATCATTTTGTCGTAA
- a CDS encoding K(+)-transporting ATPase subunit C, protein MKTHIAPALRLTVALIILTAVVYPLVVAGIARLAPSSGAGEQVIVNGKVVGYARIGQTFTEDRYFNTRPSAVDYNAAGSAGSNKGPSNPDYLKAVQARIDTFLVHNPGVQKADIPAELVTASGSGLDPDLSPAGAKIQVRRIAKVRGIAVARLNQLVDEHTKEPLLGLFGPPTVNVLALNVALDALK, encoded by the coding sequence ATGAAAACGCATATCGCTCCGGCGCTCCGGCTTACGGTCGCCCTTATTATCCTGACTGCTGTTGTGTATCCACTCGTGGTGGCGGGCATTGCCAGACTGGCCCCCAGTAGTGGCGCTGGTGAACAGGTTATTGTTAACGGCAAGGTGGTGGGGTACGCCCGCATCGGGCAGACATTCACCGAAGATCGCTACTTCAACACACGTCCGTCGGCGGTCGACTACAACGCGGCGGGCTCGGCCGGGTCGAACAAAGGGCCGTCCAATCCCGATTACCTCAAGGCGGTGCAGGCTCGCATCGACACCTTTCTGGTGCATAATCCGGGCGTGCAGAAAGCCGACATTCCGGCTGAACTCGTGACGGCGTCGGGGTCGGGCCTCGATCCTGATCTGTCGCCGGCCGGGGCCAAGATTCAGGTACGTCGTATTGCGAAGGTGCGGGGAATCGCCGTCGCCCGCCTGAACCAACTGGTGGATGAACATACCAAAGAACCCCTGCTAGGGCTGTTTGGCCCGCCGACGGTGAACGTGCTGGCGCTCAACGTGGCGCTCGACGCGCTGAAGTAA
- a CDS encoding sensor histidine kinase: MTIKAKITLALAFLFAIMLLLGGVGAYYLNRLAADSQAILTDNYESLDYTSNMQKALVGLRARLDTEALGTFDDNLKRQEANVTEVGEGEATQAVRRAFNQLRQMPQDSVVVGRLWAGLFRIDDVNRQAIIRKNDVAKQTARDALVWLAVVGTLSFLVVFSMLFSFPGYIASPLRELTQGIRQVASRNFEERLHVKSSDEFGELARSFNSMAQKLDEYEHSNLARILFEKKRIDTLIQVMSDGIIGLDQNRYILFVNRVASRLLGLSEADLLAQYAPDVAARNDLMRSLIQDVMTTGAAAKDGDSTLLKIYDEGKESYFIRQTQVVDVSRTGDEQAVRAGYVIVLKNVTSYKELDLAKTNFIATVSHELKTPLSSIKMSLKLLDDQRVGELNDEQRQLVGNVRDDADRLLKLTGELLNMAQVESGQIELAIRPVAPADLVRYATQALRTQAEQRAIELVSNVPGNLPLVEADPDKTSWVLVNFLSNAIRHSPDNGRVDISATPIGQQVEFRVRDHGPGIRPEHRDRVFDRYFRAASVPFSGSSGYPASAMANPSSSGTGLGLAISKEFIQTMNGQVGLDTSVTDGAAFWFRLPVAGQTVV; the protein is encoded by the coding sequence ATGACCATTAAAGCCAAAATAACGCTCGCGCTGGCCTTTCTCTTCGCCATCATGCTGCTGTTGGGTGGGGTAGGGGCTTATTACCTCAACCGGCTGGCCGCCGACTCGCAGGCGATCCTGACCGACAATTACGAATCGCTCGACTATACCAGCAACATGCAAAAGGCGCTGGTGGGGCTGCGGGCCAGACTCGATACCGAAGCGCTGGGTACGTTCGACGACAACCTGAAACGGCAGGAAGCCAACGTGACGGAAGTAGGCGAAGGCGAGGCCACGCAGGCCGTGCGACGCGCCTTTAACCAACTGCGGCAGATGCCTCAGGATTCGGTCGTGGTGGGGCGGCTATGGGCGGGGCTGTTTCGCATCGACGACGTGAACCGACAGGCCATCATCCGCAAAAACGACGTGGCCAAACAAACGGCCCGCGACGCGCTGGTGTGGCTGGCCGTGGTGGGGACGTTGTCGTTTCTGGTGGTGTTTTCAATGCTGTTTAGTTTTCCCGGCTACATCGCCAGCCCCCTGCGCGAGCTCACGCAGGGCATCCGGCAGGTGGCGAGCCGTAATTTTGAGGAACGGCTGCACGTTAAATCGAGCGATGAGTTTGGCGAACTGGCGCGGTCATTCAACAGCATGGCGCAGAAACTCGACGAATACGAACACTCAAATCTGGCCCGGATTCTGTTCGAGAAAAAGCGCATCGACACACTCATTCAGGTAATGTCGGATGGCATTATCGGGCTCGATCAGAACCGCTATATCCTGTTTGTCAACCGGGTGGCGAGCCGATTGCTGGGCCTGAGTGAGGCCGACCTGCTGGCGCAATACGCCCCCGACGTAGCGGCCCGCAATGACCTGATGCGCAGCTTGATTCAGGACGTAATGACCACTGGCGCCGCGGCAAAGGATGGCGATTCGACCCTGCTCAAAATCTACGATGAGGGCAAGGAAAGCTATTTTATCCGGCAAACACAGGTGGTCGACGTATCGCGCACGGGCGATGAGCAGGCGGTGCGAGCCGGGTACGTGATCGTGCTGAAAAACGTGACCTCGTATAAAGAGCTCGATCTGGCCAAAACCAATTTCATCGCCACGGTCTCGCACGAACTGAAAACGCCGCTGTCGAGCATCAAGATGAGCCTGAAACTGCTCGACGATCAGCGCGTTGGCGAGCTGAATGACGAGCAGCGGCAACTGGTCGGGAATGTGCGCGATGATGCCGACCGGCTGCTGAAACTAACCGGCGAACTACTGAATATGGCGCAGGTCGAGTCGGGGCAGATTGAACTGGCTATCCGCCCCGTGGCCCCTGCCGATCTGGTCCGTTATGCCACGCAGGCCCTACGTACCCAGGCCGAACAACGAGCCATCGAATTGGTGAGCAACGTACCTGGCAACCTCCCACTCGTAGAAGCCGATCCCGACAAAACGTCGTGGGTGCTGGTCAATTTTCTGTCGAACGCCATCCGGCACAGCCCCGACAATGGCCGGGTCGACATCAGCGCCACGCCGATTGGCCAACAGGTCGAATTTCGGGTGCGCGATCACGGCCCTGGCATCCGTCCCGAGCACCGCGACCGTGTGTTTGACCGCTATTTTCGGGCCGCATCCGTGCCGTTTTCGGGCAGCAGCGGGTATCCGGCAAGTGCCATGGCAAACCCTAGCAGCAGCGGAACGGGGCTGGGCCTGGCCATTTCTAAAGAATTTATCCAGACGATGAATGGGCAAGTAGGGCTTGATACTTCCGTGACCGACGGCGCAGCCTTCTGGTTTCGGCTGCCGGTGGCTGGCCAGACCGTTGTGTAG
- a CDS encoding FAD-binding and (Fe-S)-binding domain-containing protein produces MIAAAPQLPFAALQPSFEGELYFDTSTEHVAQRMLYATDASVYQETPLAVAIPRTVDDIKRLVRFAKANKSAGVQASLIPRAAGTSLAGQVVGSGIVVDISTHFNQILEINPAERWVRVQPGVIRDDLNVALRPHGLQFGPETSTASRAMIGGMIGNNSCGLHSIVWGTTRDHLLEVRAVLADGAEVTFGHLSADDFAAKCRGEHVVSPLEQRIYQQFQTWLSDPQLCQQIRDGYPNANVTRRNTGYALDALVEQGSGRGAGGGEQASTAALSPQAPSPKPPAAINLAALIAGSEGTLCFITEAKLNLLPLPPAHVALVCAHFQTLRQSLEANLVALAHHCWASELVDDYILQLTKTNAEQLRNRTFVEEHPETGDPKAVLMVEFFDDTEAGVRAKAEAFVASLQAAGLGYAYPILHGDETKKPWALRKAGLSIMYNIPGDEKPANVIEDCAVAPQDLPDYIDELTRMAKENHGLDLEYSAHAGAGELHVLPLINLKTTPGRETFRALLMDTATLVKKYGGALSGEHGDGRLRGEFIAFMLGPENYELCKAVKALWDPDNLFNPGKVVDTPPMNEHLRYVADAVIPQPQTRFDFSKDGGLLELAEKCSGSGDCRKTHLSGGTMCPSYMATRREHDTTRARANMLRHYFTGGDGQTVTMDEVKDVLDLCLSCKACQTECPSSVDMTRMKAEFTQRLYDERSVPLRARLVGNFSRLMGLASLAPWAYNAIYDTPALRRIANRLVGFHPDRTMPALKPVNAQRLTATTSKAGAMSKTVNLFLDEFTRYNDGYVAEKTAKLLDRLGYKLVIPDHAESGRTYLSKGLVDDARKLAIRNVTYLRDHVTADAPLIGLEPSAILTFRDEYPDLVPAELKADARRIAQHTYLFEEWIAREADAGRITPEAFTTEARTVNVHGHCHQKALSGMTAPTRALSLPQHYTVEVIPSGCCGMAGSFGYETEHYDLSMQIGELVLFPAVRAAASEVIVAAPGTSCRHQIKDGTGRKALHPAEVLFEALRQP; encoded by the coding sequence ATGATTGCCGCTGCTCCTCAATTGCCCTTTGCTGCCCTTCAGCCGTCGTTTGAAGGCGAGCTTTATTTCGATACGTCTACCGAGCACGTCGCCCAGCGGATGCTCTACGCGACCGATGCCTCGGTGTATCAGGAAACGCCGCTGGCTGTGGCGATTCCGCGTACGGTAGACGACATTAAACGGCTGGTGCGCTTCGCCAAAGCCAATAAAAGTGCCGGGGTGCAGGCGAGCCTCATTCCGCGCGCGGCCGGTACGTCGCTGGCCGGGCAGGTGGTGGGTAGTGGCATCGTGGTCGACATTTCGACCCATTTCAATCAGATTCTGGAGATCAACCCCGCCGAGCGCTGGGTTCGGGTGCAGCCGGGCGTCATTCGCGACGACCTGAACGTGGCCCTGCGTCCGCATGGGTTGCAGTTCGGCCCCGAAACTAGCACGGCCAGCCGGGCCATGATTGGCGGGATGATCGGTAATAATTCGTGTGGACTGCACTCCATCGTGTGGGGCACTACCCGCGACCACCTGCTCGAAGTACGGGCCGTGCTGGCCGACGGGGCCGAAGTGACCTTTGGCCACCTGAGCGCCGACGATTTTGCCGCCAAGTGCCGGGGCGAACACGTGGTGAGTCCGCTCGAACAGCGCATTTACCAGCAGTTCCAAACCTGGCTGAGCGATCCCCAGCTTTGCCAGCAAATCCGCGACGGTTACCCCAACGCCAACGTGACCCGCCGCAACACCGGCTACGCCCTGGATGCGCTGGTTGAGCAGGGCTCGGGGCGTGGGGCCGGGGGCGGGGAGCAAGCCTCTACAGCTGCCCTTTCCCCCCAAGCTCCGAGCCCCAAGCCCCCTGCGGCTATCAACCTCGCTGCGCTCATTGCGGGGTCAGAGGGGACGCTTTGTTTTATCACGGAGGCGAAGCTGAATCTGCTGCCCCTGCCGCCTGCCCACGTGGCGCTGGTTTGTGCCCATTTCCAGACGCTTCGGCAGTCGCTGGAAGCTAATCTGGTGGCGTTGGCGCATCACTGCTGGGCGTCGGAGCTGGTCGATGATTACATTTTGCAACTGACCAAAACCAACGCCGAGCAACTCCGCAACCGAACATTTGTGGAAGAGCATCCCGAAACGGGCGATCCGAAAGCGGTGCTGATGGTCGAGTTTTTCGACGATACTGAGGCGGGCGTCCGGGCGAAAGCCGAGGCTTTTGTGGCGTCGTTGCAGGCGGCGGGGCTGGGGTATGCCTATCCCATTCTGCACGGCGACGAGACTAAGAAGCCGTGGGCGCTGCGCAAGGCGGGCCTCAGCATCATGTATAATATCCCCGGCGATGAAAAACCGGCTAACGTGATTGAAGACTGTGCCGTGGCCCCGCAGGATCTGCCCGACTACATTGACGAGCTGACCCGGATGGCGAAGGAAAACCACGGCCTCGATCTGGAATATTCGGCGCATGCCGGGGCTGGTGAGTTGCACGTCTTGCCGCTGATCAACCTCAAAACGACGCCGGGCCGCGAGACCTTCCGGGCCTTGCTGATGGACACCGCCACGCTGGTGAAAAAATACGGTGGGGCGCTCTCCGGCGAGCACGGCGACGGGCGGCTGCGGGGCGAATTTATCGCCTTTATGTTGGGGCCGGAAAACTACGAGTTGTGCAAGGCCGTGAAGGCCCTCTGGGATCCCGACAACCTGTTCAACCCTGGTAAGGTGGTCGATACGCCCCCGATGAACGAACACCTCCGGTACGTGGCCGATGCGGTGATTCCACAGCCCCAGACGCGCTTCGATTTCTCAAAAGATGGCGGCCTGCTCGAACTGGCCGAAAAATGCTCGGGCTCGGGTGATTGCCGCAAAACGCATCTGTCGGGCGGTACGATGTGCCCCAGCTACATGGCGACCCGCCGGGAACACGATACTACCCGCGCCCGCGCCAACATGCTCCGGCATTATTTCACGGGTGGCGATGGGCAGACGGTCACGATGGATGAGGTTAAAGACGTACTCGACCTGTGTCTGTCGTGTAAAGCCTGCCAGACCGAATGCCCCAGCAGCGTGGATATGACCCGCATGAAAGCCGAGTTTACGCAGCGCCTCTACGACGAACGCTCGGTGCCGTTGCGGGCGCGGCTGGTGGGTAACTTCTCGCGGCTGATGGGCTTGGCCAGTCTGGCCCCCTGGGCCTACAACGCCATCTACGACACGCCCGCCCTGCGCCGGATCGCTAACCGCCTCGTTGGTTTCCACCCCGACCGTACCATGCCCGCGCTAAAGCCAGTAAACGCTCAGCGGCTGACGGCTACGACCTCGAAGGCCGGAGCAATGTCGAAAACGGTAAACCTCTTTCTGGATGAGTTTACGCGCTACAACGATGGGTACGTTGCCGAAAAAACGGCTAAACTGCTCGACCGATTGGGTTACAAACTGGTCATTCCGGACCACGCCGAGAGCGGCCGGACGTACCTGTCGAAAGGGCTGGTCGACGACGCCCGCAAGCTGGCTATCCGCAACGTAACGTACCTGCGCGACCACGTCACAGCTGATGCGCCGCTGATCGGGCTGGAACCCTCGGCCATCCTGACCTTCCGCGACGAATACCCTGATCTGGTACCGGCCGAGCTGAAGGCCGATGCCCGCCGCATTGCCCAGCATACGTACCTGTTCGAGGAATGGATCGCCCGGGAAGCCGACGCCGGGCGGATCACCCCTGAAGCGTTCACCACCGAGGCCCGCACGGTGAACGTCCACGGCCATTGCCATCAGAAAGCCCTATCGGGCATGACGGCGCCGACCCGGGCATTGAGCTTACCCCAGCATTATACCGTCGAGGTGATTCCGTCAGGCTGTTGTGGTATGGCCGGTTCGTTTGGTTACGAAACCGAACACTATGACCTCTCGATGCAGATTGGTGAGCTGGTGCTGTTTCCTGCCGTGCGCGCCGCCGCCAGCGAGGTTATCGTGGCTGCGCCGGGTACGTCGTGCCGCCATCAGATCAAAGACGGCACCGGCCGCAAAGCCCTGCACCCCGCCGAGGTGCTGTTCGAGGCGCTGCGGCAGCCATAA
- the udk gene encoding uridine kinase encodes MKPYIVGITGGSASGKTSFLKGILNAFAPHEICLISQDNYYLSLDQIAVDDQGIHNFDVPETIDHHLYAQHIEQLRQGLTVQQREYTFNNPDIIPQLLTFTPAPIIVVEGIFVFHFRELADQMDLKIFIDAKNSIKLERRVKRDAEERGYDLDDVMYRWKYHVKPTYKQFIKPYRAEADIVIPNNIHYQKGLDVVISFLKAKVANQ; translated from the coding sequence ATGAAACCATACATCGTTGGCATTACCGGGGGTAGTGCATCAGGAAAAACCTCCTTTCTGAAAGGCATCCTCAACGCCTTCGCACCCCACGAAATCTGCCTGATTTCGCAGGATAACTATTATTTGTCGCTCGATCAGATTGCCGTTGACGATCAGGGCATCCATAATTTTGATGTTCCCGAAACGATCGACCACCATCTGTATGCCCAGCACATCGAGCAGCTACGCCAGGGCCTGACGGTGCAGCAACGTGAATACACGTTCAACAACCCCGACATTATCCCGCAGCTGCTGACATTTACGCCCGCGCCCATCATTGTGGTGGAAGGCATTTTTGTGTTCCACTTCCGCGAACTGGCCGATCAGATGGACCTCAAAATTTTCATCGATGCCAAAAACAGCATCAAGTTGGAACGCCGGGTGAAGCGCGACGCCGAAGAGCGCGGCTACGACCTCGACGACGTGATGTATCGCTGGAAATACCACGTAAAACCCACGTACAAGCAGTTTATCAAGCCCTACCGCGCCGAAGCCGACATTGTTATCCCTAACAATATCCATTACCAGAAGGGCCTGGACGTGGTCATCTCGTTCCTGAAAGCCAAAGTAGCGAACCAGTAA
- a CDS encoding nucleotidyltransferase family protein gives MKPTLLILAAGMGSRYGGIKQLDQFGPHGETIIDYSLFDAIRAGFGKVVFIIRQELQADFEALFLPKLQGKIEVDFAIQALFSYVPADLGPVQRTKPWGTGHAMLCAQKQTQTPFAVINADDFYGQEAFQVMADFLTTDTDDSRHAMVGYEVKNTLSEFGSVSRGVCATDDHNNLTSVIERTKIYEKEGTIVYEEADGLTPLAPETPVSMNFWGFKPSVFPSVQAQFETYARANFDVPKAEFYIPTIVTQLIQTGEGTCRVFRSQSEWFGVTYPEDKPTVMKSFKRLHADGKYPDSLWG, from the coding sequence ATGAAACCTACTCTCTTGATTCTGGCCGCTGGTATGGGCAGCCGCTACGGGGGCATTAAGCAACTCGACCAGTTTGGGCCACACGGCGAAACCATTATCGATTATTCGCTTTTCGACGCCATCCGGGCCGGTTTCGGCAAGGTGGTGTTCATCATCCGGCAGGAATTACAGGCCGATTTTGAAGCGCTTTTCCTACCCAAACTACAGGGAAAGATTGAGGTTGACTTTGCCATTCAGGCCCTGTTTTCGTACGTACCCGCCGACCTCGGCCCGGTGCAGCGCACCAAACCCTGGGGCACGGGCCACGCCATGTTGTGCGCCCAGAAACAAACGCAAACACCGTTTGCCGTCATCAACGCCGACGATTTTTACGGGCAGGAGGCCTTCCAGGTAATGGCCGACTTCCTGACGACTGATACCGATGATTCGCGCCACGCGATGGTTGGTTACGAAGTAAAAAACACGCTGTCGGAGTTTGGCTCCGTGTCGCGCGGGGTGTGCGCCACCGACGACCACAACAACCTGACGTCGGTGATCGAACGGACGAAGATTTACGAGAAAGAGGGCACTATCGTCTACGAAGAAGCGGATGGCCTCACGCCGCTCGCGCCCGAAACGCCCGTGTCGATGAACTTCTGGGGCTTCAAACCGAGCGTATTTCCCAGCGTACAGGCGCAGTTTGAGACCTACGCCCGCGCCAATTTCGACGTACCCAAGGCCGAATTCTACATTCCCACGATCGTGACGCAGCTTATCCAGACGGGCGAAGGCACCTGCCGGGTATTCCGCAGCCAGTCGGAGTGGTTCGGCGTCACGTACCCTGAAGACAAACCCACGGTGATGAAGTCGTTCAAGCGCCTCCACGCCGACGGCAAGTACCCCGATAGCCTGTGGGGGTAA
- the hemE gene encoding uroporphyrinogen decarboxylase translates to MKLQNDLVLRAARGETVERTPVWLMRQAGRILAEYRAVREKAGSFIKLATTPELAAEVTVQPVDLLGVDAAIIFSDILVVPEAMGLPYEMIEQRGPVFPRTIRTMADLDSLHIADPEEHLGYVLEALRITKQLLAGRVPLLGFAGAPFTIFCYMTEGRGSKTFSVAKKLLYTDPTFAHALLQRITDSTIAYLKAQVGAGADLVQLFDSWAGILSPEQYNTFSLPYIRQICDALKADPTVGHTPITVFAKGAFFARQAIGQLNCDVVGLDWNMDAAESRLLVPNKTLQGNLDPCVLYAEPAQIRAEVAQMLAAFGPQRHIANLGHGVYPDTNPDHVRVFIDAVKNA, encoded by the coding sequence ATGAAGTTACAGAATGACTTAGTGTTACGGGCGGCACGCGGCGAAACCGTCGAGCGGACGCCCGTGTGGCTGATGCGGCAGGCAGGCCGTATCCTGGCCGAATACCGGGCCGTACGCGAAAAAGCGGGTAGTTTTATCAAATTGGCGACCACCCCCGAACTGGCTGCTGAGGTAACGGTGCAACCTGTCGATTTGCTGGGCGTGGATGCCGCGATCATTTTCTCGGACATTCTGGTGGTACCCGAAGCGATGGGTCTGCCCTACGAAATGATCGAGCAGCGGGGTCCCGTTTTTCCGCGTACCATCCGGACGATGGCCGACCTCGATAGCCTGCACATCGCCGACCCGGAAGAACACCTTGGGTACGTGCTGGAAGCGCTGCGGATTACCAAACAGTTACTGGCGGGTCGCGTGCCGCTGCTGGGCTTTGCCGGGGCACCGTTTACCATCTTCTGCTACATGACCGAGGGCCGGGGCTCGAAGACGTTTTCAGTTGCCAAAAAGCTGCTCTACACCGACCCGACTTTTGCGCACGCCTTGCTACAACGGATCACCGACAGCACCATCGCCTACCTGAAAGCGCAGGTAGGGGCGGGGGCTGACCTCGTTCAATTATTCGATTCGTGGGCGGGCATCCTGTCGCCGGAGCAATACAATACCTTTTCACTGCCTTACATCCGGCAGATTTGCGACGCGTTGAAAGCCGATCCGACCGTGGGGCACACGCCCATTACGGTGTTTGCCAAAGGCGCGTTCTTTGCCCGGCAGGCCATTGGGCAACTCAACTGCGACGTGGTGGGCCTCGACTGGAACATGGACGCTGCCGAATCGCGGCTGTTGGTGCCTAACAAAACCCTGCAAGGCAACCTCGACCCCTGCGTACTCTATGCTGAACCCGCGCAGATTCGGGCCGAAGTGGCGCAGATGCTGGCGGCGTTTGGCCCTCAACGCCACATTGCCAACCTCGGCCACGGCGTTTACCCCGACACCAACCCCGACCACGTACGGGTGTTTATCGATGCTGTAAAAAACGCCTGA